From a single Girardinichthys multiradiatus isolate DD_20200921_A chromosome 17, DD_fGirMul_XY1, whole genome shotgun sequence genomic region:
- the zgc:194209 gene encoding adipocyte plasma membrane-associated protein codes for MLWRRSLLAALLAVALGVYLLPSPIDPKPHILKGPPPALEGPLAVNTRLQRGRRLFAGKLHGPESFTADGNSNVYTGTVDGKLWRIGPDDSLVLIAHMGQDLPECGSSTDYEPVCGRPHGVRLDRHGQLIVADSYFGLYSVDPKTGEKTLLVASSDGAAGVPFAFLNGVEISSQTGIIYFTDSSSRWGRRHVKLEVIELNSLGRLLSYDPGSKNVTVFLDSLYMPNGIALSPDENFLLLAETSIGCILRYWLKGPKAGTKEVILDNMIGYPDNIRLSDHGTFLVGMTTPRFQKFLPPFLDLIAPYPAVKRFLAKVVPLSWYNLLLPRYALVLELGLDGQITGTLHDPQGRLTWAISDVFQHRGRTYLGSTDLPFLPILEVWDSY; via the exons AT GTTGTGGAGACGATCTTTGTTAGCAGCACTGCTGGCTGTCGCTCTAGGAGTTTACCTTTTGCCATCTCCCATAGACCCCAAACCGCACAT TCTGAAGGGGCCTCCACCGGCCCTTGAAGGGCCACTGGCTGTTAACACCCGGCTGCAGAGGGGCCGCAGGTTGTTCGCTGGAAAACTACATGGACCAGAATCCTTTACTGCTGATGGAAACA GTAACGTGTACACAGGAACAGTCGACGGGAAGCTGTGGAGAATCGGTCCCGATGACAGCCTCGTCCTCATCGCACACATGGGACAGGATCTACCGGAATGTG GCAGCAGCACAGACTATGAACCCGTCTGTGGTCGTCCTCATGGCGTTCGTTTGGACCGTCACGGTCAGCTGATCGTTGCCGACTCTTACTTCGGTCTTTACAGCGTCGACCCTAAAACAGGAGAGAAAACCCTGCTGGTGGCCAGCTCTGATG gagctgctggtgttcCCTTTGCCTTCCTGAACGGCGTcgagatctcctcccagactgGGATCATCTATTTCACCGACTCATCCAGCCGCTGGGGGCGCAGACACGTCAAACTGGAG GTGATCGAGTTGAACAGCCTTGGCCGTCTTCTCTCCTACGATCCTGGAAGTAAAAACGTGACGGTGTTCCTGGACTCGCTCTACATGCCCAACGGCATTGCCCTGTCGCCTGATGAAAACTTCCTGCTGCTGGCTGAGACCAGCATCGGTTGTATACTGAG GTACTGGCTGAAGGGTCCGAAGGCTGGCACCAAGGAGGTCATCCTGGACAACATGATCGGTTATCCTGACAACATCCGCCTTAGCGACCATGGAACTTTCCTGGTTGGCATGACGACGCCGCGATTTCAGAAGTTCCTGCCACCCTTCCTGGACTTGATCGCTCCGTACCCGGCGGTGAAACGCTTCCTAGCCAAG GTGGTTCCTCTGAGCTGGTACAACCTCCTGCTGCCACGCTATGCTCTGGTCCTGGAGCTGGGATTGGACGGACAAATCACAGGAACGCTTCACGACCCTCAGGGTCGCCTAACGTGGGCCATCAGTGACGTCTTCCAGCACAGAGGCAGAACCTATCTGGGCAGCACGGACTTACCGTTCCTGCCTATCCTGGAGGTCTGGGACAGCTATTGA